A part of Flavobacteriaceae bacterium GSB9 genomic DNA contains:
- a CDS encoding AraC family transcriptional regulator, translating into MLHSLYIKNMVCNRCKMVILNLLNDEGFEVDTIHLGKITVHEQPNYDYDKLDELLKNIGFELIKEPSKVLVEKIKVTLIQHLDKNSTDVIWSELEHETGKSYAVLSKTFSKLEGITLEKYLIQLKIEKVKEYIQLQELNFSEIAYSLNYKNSSHLAKQFKQVTGMSMTAFKNLQDGSRKPLDEIV; encoded by the coding sequence ATGCTACATTCATTGTATATTAAAAATATGGTTTGTAACCGTTGTAAAATGGTTATTCTTAACCTGTTAAATGATGAAGGTTTTGAGGTTGACACGATACACTTAGGCAAAATTACTGTGCATGAACAGCCCAATTACGATTACGACAAACTAGATGAATTATTAAAGAATATTGGTTTCGAACTTATTAAAGAGCCTTCAAAAGTATTGGTTGAAAAAATAAAAGTAACCTTAATTCAACATCTTGATAAAAATAGCACCGATGTTATTTGGTCGGAGTTAGAACATGAAACCGGTAAAAGTTATGCTGTTTTAAGTAAGACTTTCAGTAAATTAGAAGGAATAACGTTAGAAAAGTACCTGATTCAATTAAAAATTGAAAAAGTAAAAGAGTATATCCAATTACAGGAACTGAATTTTTCAGAAATAGCATATAGCCTCAATTACAAAAACAGCAGTCATTTAGCAAAACAGTTTAAACAAGTAACAGGAATGTCTATGACGGCGTTTAAAAATTTACAAGATGGCAGCAGAAAGCCTTTGGATGAAATTGTATAA
- a CDS encoding cation transporter: MKKVILSAVVIAAIGFTSCKNDTKKETETTTTEVSKQISMTDISFGVRGNCGMCKNTIEKAANSVDGVTRANWDVDKKKIDVSFDGAKTNEMAIQNAIAASGYDTEKVAGSEEAYKNLPSCCQYDHEMMMNQSGEVKADDYSGHGH, from the coding sequence ATGAAGAAAGTAATTTTAAGCGCAGTCGTAATAGCTGCTATAGGTTTTACAAGTTGTAAAAACGATACAAAAAAAGAGACAGAGACAACAACTACTGAAGTTTCAAAACAAATCTCAATGACAGATATTTCTTTTGGTGTAAGAGGTAATTGTGGTATGTGCAAAAATACTATTGAAAAAGCGGCTAACAGTGTAGATGGTGTGACAAGGGCTAATTGGGATGTGGATAAAAAGAAGATTGATGTGTCTTTTGACGGTGCCAAGACAAATGAAATGGCTATTCAAAATGCTATTGCTGCCTCAGGTTACGACACCGAAAAAGTAGCTGGAAGTGAGGAAGCTTACAAAAATTTACCAAGTTGTTGCCAGTATGATCATGAAATGATGATGAATCAGTCTGGTGAAGTAAAAGCTGATGATTATTCAGGTCACGGACACTAG
- a CDS encoding IS3 family transposase, whose protein sequence is MKAKGKSKGFASLTTITHCFGLKRDAYYKYKNRADERLILEQKIVEIVQKRRRSLPREGVRKLIKSLDNEFIKDNLKVGRDTLFNVLRKHNMLTLRKKYSSRTTYSLHRFYKYKNIIKDVEATRPNQVWVSDITYIRTVKGFCYLALITDMHSRKIIGYDLSDSLELSGCTRALKKALYQAKSTEDLIHHSDRGIQYCSNVYTHILKRNNIRISMTEENHCYENAIAERVNGILKDEFYLDQTFDSVAHAKRATKNAINLYNEIRLHLSLDFKTPNMVYLKTA, encoded by the coding sequence ATTAAAGCTAAAGGAAAATCTAAGGGGTTTGCTTCTTTAACGACTATAACTCATTGTTTTGGACTAAAACGTGATGCCTACTACAAGTATAAAAATAGAGCTGATGAGCGTTTAATACTAGAACAGAAGATTGTTGAAATAGTACAAAAAAGACGCAGGTCCCTTCCCAGGGAAGGCGTACGTAAACTTATAAAATCATTAGATAATGAGTTTATTAAAGATAACCTTAAAGTGGGTAGAGATACTTTGTTTAATGTCCTTAGAAAACACAATATGCTTACTCTTAGAAAGAAATATAGTTCTAGAACAACCTATTCTTTGCACAGGTTCTACAAGTACAAAAACATCATTAAAGATGTAGAAGCAACAAGGCCTAATCAAGTTTGGGTATCTGACATCACCTACATCAGAACCGTGAAAGGTTTTTGCTATCTGGCGCTTATTACTGATATGCATTCCCGGAAGATTATCGGTTACGACCTGAGTGACAGCCTAGAACTCAGCGGTTGTACCAGAGCTCTTAAAAAGGCTTTGTATCAAGCTAAAAGTACAGAGGATCTCATACATCACTCGGACAGGGGCATACAATATTGCAGCAATGTATACACGCATATATTAAAAAGGAACAACATCAGAATTAGCATGACCGAAGAGAACCATTGCTATGAAAACGCCATTGCTGAACGTGTTAACGGCATCCTGAAAGACGAGTTTTATCTAGACCAGACCTTTGATAGCGTGGCTCATGCCAAAAGAGCTACAAAAAATGCAATCAATTTATACAATGAGATAAGATTACACTTATCTTTAGACTTCAAAACACCCAATATGGTATATTTAAAAACAGCGTAA
- a CDS encoding AraC family transcriptional regulator — MLQLHGYLKESNDFKKLQINDLLFIEYKCLVQEVKAGIWSDANYFVFVTSGKKMWRSIYNDYVVEAGDSLFVKKGANLVHQFFDEDYCALMVFIPDDFIRKFIQRFSSIINTDNLRSEQTDAIIRIELDAYLEGYINSLAAFLSSPSYPDKHLLNLKFEELLLNIFTRPNHKKLASYLLSLNKNQSTILKDIMEANFAYCLNLDQYAELCNMSLSTFKRCFQQEFNTSPGKWLAEKRLNFSCHLLKTTDKAINQIGFECGFEESSSYIRAFKNKFTSTPLQYRELNT, encoded by the coding sequence ATGTTACAATTACACGGATATCTTAAAGAAAGTAATGATTTCAAGAAATTGCAGATTAACGATTTGCTTTTTATTGAATATAAATGTCTGGTGCAGGAGGTAAAGGCAGGTATTTGGTCGGATGCTAATTACTTTGTATTTGTAACATCTGGTAAAAAGATGTGGCGCAGCATTTACAATGATTATGTAGTCGAAGCTGGCGATTCTTTATTCGTAAAAAAAGGGGCAAACCTTGTTCATCAGTTTTTCGATGAGGATTATTGCGCACTTATGGTTTTTATTCCTGATGATTTTATTCGAAAATTCATTCAGCGTTTTTCTTCAATTATCAATACAGATAATTTAAGATCAGAACAAACAGATGCTATTATAAGAATTGAGCTAGATGCTTACCTCGAGGGTTACATCAATTCGTTAGCCGCATTTTTAAGTTCTCCATCCTATCCTGATAAACATCTACTTAATTTAAAATTTGAAGAACTACTATTAAATATCTTTACAAGACCTAATCATAAAAAACTTGCGTCCTATTTACTATCATTAAACAAAAACCAAAGCACTATTTTAAAAGACATTATGGAAGCTAATTTTGCTTACTGCCTCAACCTTGATCAATATGCCGAATTATGTAACATGAGTCTAAGTACTTTCAAAAGATGCTTTCAGCAAGAGTTTAATACATCTCCTGGAAAATGGTTGGCCGAAAAACGTCTCAATTTTTCTTGTCACTTACTTAAAACTACTGATAAAGCTATAAATCAAATAGGATTTGAATGTGGTTTTGAAGAATCCTCCAGCTATATTCGCGCATTTAAAAACAAGTTTACTAGCACCCCTTTGCAATACCGAGAACTCAACACATAA
- a CDS encoding OsmC family protein: protein MEVLNKTVNGFSQNSIGATVKAIQENPAIAQFELRAKNTWMGGAHNRSFVQGFYGACQEDTSRTEPFIFDHDEPPVLMGHNKGANPGEVLMYGLLSCMTTAMVLLAAARGIEVESVSSKIEGDVNLQGFMGLDASIKKEFSQIRVSFDIKGVDEETKLELLTLAKQSPVFNSLINPTDVQVNLAS from the coding sequence ATGGAAGTATTAAACAAAACAGTAAACGGATTTAGTCAGAATTCAATTGGCGCAACAGTAAAAGCCATACAAGAAAATCCTGCAATTGCACAATTTGAGCTAAGAGCTAAAAACACTTGGATGGGTGGGGCACATAACCGCAGTTTCGTTCAAGGATTTTATGGGGCATGTCAAGAAGATACTAGCCGCACAGAACCATTTATTTTTGATCATGATGAGCCGCCAGTATTAATGGGACATAATAAAGGTGCTAATCCTGGTGAAGTTTTGATGTATGGCTTATTAAGTTGTATGACCACAGCTATGGTATTACTAGCGGCTGCTCGTGGTATTGAAGTTGAATCGGTTTCATCGAAAATTGAAGGAGATGTGAATTTACAAGGATTTATGGGACTTGACGCTAGCATAAAAAAGGAATTTTCTCAAATAAGGGTGTCATTTGATATTAAGGGGGTAGATGAAGAAACCAAATTGGAGTTACTTACACTAGCTAAACAATCACCTGTGTTTAATTCTCTTATTAACCCAACCGATGTACAAGTCAATCTTGCATCTTAA
- a CDS encoding TolC family protein, translating to MKHRIIHIKLVFALGSCFFSLFSNAQQLETLIDEALENNPEIQKFELQYKRVSEKVNEVNTIPNTEFAAGYFVSEPETRTGAQRFKVSVKQMLPWFGNISARENYVEALADAQYEEIVIAKRKLMASVSQSYYNLYANQAKQSVLTENIRLLKTYETMALTSVEVGKASAVDVLRLQMRQNDLQQLKDVFQQQYLAEQTHFNNLLNRGNNVDVSTIDSLKIPSEDFEINTENLSVHPELVKYDKRYQSIEKSELLNQKESSPMIGFGLDYINVEPRPDMDFLDNGKDIVMPMVSVSIPIFSKKHKSVSRQNNLQQQEINYQKQERLNRLKTFLDKAINDRISARISHKTALKNLKQAKDAEQILIKSYETGTIDFNDVLDIQELQLKFQINEIEAVKVYYIQSTIINYLIR from the coding sequence ATGAAACATAGAATAATACATATAAAATTGGTCTTCGCTCTTGGCTCTTGTTTTTTTAGTCTTTTTTCAAATGCACAACAATTGGAAACATTAATTGATGAAGCTTTAGAAAACAATCCTGAAATTCAAAAATTCGAATTACAATATAAACGAGTTTCCGAAAAAGTGAACGAGGTCAATACTATTCCTAACACCGAATTTGCTGCAGGTTATTTTGTAAGCGAACCTGAAACCCGAACCGGAGCACAGCGGTTTAAAGTTTCGGTCAAGCAAATGTTGCCCTGGTTCGGAAACATTTCGGCTCGTGAAAATTATGTAGAGGCGTTGGCCGATGCGCAGTACGAAGAGATTGTTATAGCCAAACGAAAATTGATGGCTTCGGTGTCGCAATCGTATTACAATTTGTATGCAAATCAGGCAAAACAAAGTGTTTTAACTGAAAATATTAGACTATTAAAAACCTACGAAACTATGGCATTGACCTCGGTTGAAGTTGGGAAAGCAAGTGCAGTCGATGTGTTGCGTTTACAAATGCGTCAAAATGATTTGCAGCAATTAAAAGACGTGTTTCAACAACAATATTTAGCAGAGCAAACCCATTTTAATAACCTTCTGAATAGGGGAAACAATGTTGATGTAAGTACGATAGATAGCTTAAAAATTCCTTCAGAAGATTTTGAAATAAATACAGAAAATTTATCAGTACATCCTGAATTAGTGAAGTATGATAAACGCTATCAATCCATTGAAAAATCAGAATTATTAAATCAGAAAGAAAGTAGCCCTATGATTGGTTTTGGGTTGGATTATATTAATGTGGAACCACGACCCGATATGGATTTTTTAGATAACGGAAAAGACATTGTTATGCCAATGGTATCGGTATCCATTCCTATTTTTAGCAAAAAACACAAATCGGTTTCCAGACAAAACAACTTGCAGCAACAGGAAATAAACTATCAAAAGCAAGAGCGGTTAAACCGTTTAAAAACCTTTTTGGATAAAGCTATAAACGACCGTATTTCAGCAAGAATAAGTCATAAAACTGCTTTAAAAAATCTAAAGCAGGCTAAAGATGCAGAGCAAATTCTCATTAAAAGCTACGAAACAGGAACGATAGATTTTAATGATGTGTTGGATATTCAGGAATTGCAATTAAAGTTTCAAATCAATGAGATTGAAGCAGTAAAAGTGTATTATATTCAAAGTACCATTATTAATTACTTAATTCGATAG
- a CDS encoding efflux RND transporter periplasmic adaptor subunit translates to MKKNIIYLGMLLAGVLLGWLLFGDKSKEEINHNSSDVTKEKQLWTCSMHPQIMQPEPGDCPICGMDLIPAETGADGLRTDQFKLTPNAMALANIQTTIVGNGNTQAKAVKLSGKITENEDANAVQVSYFSGRIERLNISFTGEDVRKGQLLATIYSPELYAAQQELITAASLKASKLELYNAVRNKLKLWKLSDKQINQIENSKKVIENFPVYATVSGTVTEKLVEQGDYIKQGQPLLKIANLNTVWANFDVYENQIDLFKKGQEVKVTTNAYPNQEFNGAVDFIDPVLNTKTRTVNLRVVLNNRKAIFKPGMFVTAEINVVKANSKEVLTIPASAVLWTGERSVVYIKTNPNAPIFEMKEVVLGNKIGDNYEVMDGLFGGNEIVTNGTFTVDAAAQLQGKKSMMSPSETKQGDLPMPMELSEDFNKQFQTIIPSYLKLKDAFVDSQAKQASAEAKKMLQQFQNIDQKQLSKMLQAHLYKSIEMIKTISQTNDLENQRAAFVTLNENIVSIVQNLKHLDNPLFVQKCPMANNDNGAVWLSLKKEIRNPYFGNSMLTCGEVKQVIE, encoded by the coding sequence ATGAAAAAAAATATAATTTATTTAGGGATGTTATTGGCAGGAGTACTGCTAGGTTGGTTGCTTTTTGGAGACAAATCAAAAGAAGAAATAAACCATAATAGCAGTGACGTAACCAAAGAAAAGCAACTTTGGACCTGCTCCATGCATCCGCAGATTATGCAGCCCGAGCCTGGCGATTGTCCAATTTGTGGTATGGATTTAATTCCTGCAGAAACTGGCGCTGACGGGTTGAGGACAGACCAGTTTAAGCTAACGCCTAATGCTATGGCTTTGGCCAATATTCAAACTACAATTGTAGGCAATGGAAATACACAAGCAAAAGCCGTTAAACTTTCTGGTAAAATAACCGAAAATGAAGATGCCAATGCCGTGCAAGTGAGTTATTTCTCTGGGAGAATTGAGAGATTGAATATCAGTTTTACGGGAGAGGACGTTCGAAAAGGACAGTTATTGGCAACCATCTATTCACCTGAATTATACGCTGCACAACAGGAATTGATTACAGCGGCTTCTTTAAAAGCATCAAAACTGGAATTGTACAATGCTGTTCGAAATAAATTAAAGTTGTGGAAATTATCTGATAAGCAAATCAACCAAATTGAAAATTCAAAAAAGGTTATAGAAAATTTCCCGGTTTATGCAACGGTATCAGGAACGGTTACCGAAAAATTAGTGGAACAAGGCGATTACATCAAACAAGGGCAACCGTTGCTCAAAATCGCTAACCTAAACACAGTTTGGGCTAATTTTGATGTGTATGAAAATCAAATAGACTTATTCAAAAAAGGACAAGAAGTAAAAGTAACGACAAATGCCTACCCCAATCAAGAATTTAATGGAGCTGTCGATTTTATAGACCCGGTATTAAATACCAAAACACGCACCGTTAACCTTCGTGTGGTTTTAAACAACAGGAAAGCTATTTTTAAACCTGGAATGTTTGTAACTGCAGAAATTAATGTAGTTAAAGCCAATTCAAAAGAAGTATTGACCATTCCAGCTTCTGCAGTTTTATGGACAGGCGAACGTTCTGTAGTATACATTAAAACCAATCCCAATGCACCTATTTTTGAAATGAAAGAAGTGGTTTTAGGAAACAAAATAGGTGATAATTATGAAGTGATGGATGGTTTATTTGGAGGAAATGAAATCGTCACCAACGGAACCTTCACTGTTGATGCAGCAGCACAGTTGCAAGGTAAAAAAAGTATGATGAGTCCTAGCGAAACAAAACAAGGGGATTTGCCTATGCCAATGGAACTCTCAGAAGACTTCAATAAGCAATTTCAAACCATAATTCCTTCGTATTTAAAATTAAAGGATGCCTTTGTAGACAGTCAGGCCAAGCAAGCATCAGCTGAAGCTAAAAAAATGCTTCAGCAATTTCAAAATATCGACCAAAAACAGCTGTCGAAAATGCTCCAAGCACATCTATACAAGAGTATTGAAATGATAAAAACAATATCTCAAACAAATGATTTAGAAAATCAAAGAGCCGCTTTTGTAACCTTAAACGAAAACATAGTAAGCATCGTCCAAAACCTTAAACATCTGGACAATCCTTTGTTTGTTCAAAAATGTCCTATGGCAAATAATGATAATGGAGCAGTATGGCTTAGCCTAAAAAAAGAGATCAGAAACCCCTATTTTGGAAATTCAATGCTAACCTGTGGCGAAGTCAAACAAGTAATAGAATAA
- a CDS encoding cation transporter: MKKSVFKISKMDCPSEENLIKMKLADFDGVKKLDFDLNARTLTLYHTNDVGLIVDSIKGLNLDEHLISSEKTEESIADSSKSQSKLLWIVLIINFAFFIIEMSTGLISKSMGLVADSLDMLADSFVYGLSLIAVGGTALRKKQIAKYAGIFQIILAFIGIVEVFRRFLGYDKLPVFSTMIIVSVFALIANGICLYLLQKSRSEEAHMRASMIFTSNDVIINLGVITAGILVNWLNSGLPDLIIGIVVFSLVMQGAFRILKLSK; this comes from the coding sequence ATGAAAAAATCAGTTTTCAAAATATCAAAAATGGATTGTCCCTCTGAAGAGAATCTAATTAAAATGAAACTTGCTGATTTTGATGGTGTCAAAAAGCTTGATTTTGATTTAAACGCAAGAACCCTAACCCTTTACCATACTAATGATGTGGGTTTAATTGTTGACTCTATCAAGGGATTAAATTTAGACGAGCATCTCATCTCTTCAGAAAAAACAGAGGAATCTATTGCTGATTCCTCAAAGAGTCAGTCAAAACTTTTATGGATAGTTTTAATCATCAATTTTGCATTTTTCATCATTGAAATGAGTACAGGTCTTATTTCAAAATCAATGGGATTAGTGGCAGATAGTTTAGATATGTTGGCAGATTCATTTGTTTATGGCTTAAGTTTAATTGCGGTTGGCGGTACGGCTTTAAGAAAGAAACAGATAGCAAAATATGCCGGTATTTTTCAAATAATCCTTGCGTTTATTGGTATAGTTGAAGTGTTTCGGCGTTTTTTAGGCTACGACAAGCTTCCTGTATTTTCAACCATGATTATTGTTTCTGTTTTCGCATTAATTGCTAATGGTATTTGTTTATACCTGCTGCAAAAATCGAGAAGTGAAGAAGCGCATATGCGTGCTAGCATGATTTTTACGTCTAATGATGTCATCATAAATCTGGGGGTAATAACAGCAGGGATTTTGGTGAATTGGTTAAACTCTGGATTGCCAGATTTAATAATTGGCATTGTTGTGTTTTCTTTAGTAATGCAAGGCGCATTTAGAATATTAAAGCTGAGTAAATAA
- a CDS encoding class I SAM-dependent methyltransferase produces MNSNLIQIREHQKNSWNSFSEGWRKWDDFTMEFLDEQGQYMISELNLKPTDKVLDIASGTGEPGLTIAASVNQGGLVIATDLSENMLKMAEIKAQTTSLNNFKVQVADACNLPFEDNTFDAISCRLGFMFFPDMQLAAEEMLRVLKPGGKLVTTVWAEPVKNNWITSILGVLKNHSLELPIPDPKGPSLFRCATPGILKGIFEKLGATKFKETEINGTMNCKTAEDYWEFMNDVVPPVVAALRTADNNILLKVKQDVFKSYEQSMINCEPFNYSARLFAINKSV; encoded by the coding sequence ATGAATTCAAATCTTATTCAAATTAGAGAACACCAGAAAAACTCTTGGAATTCATTTTCTGAAGGGTGGAGAAAATGGGACGATTTTACCATGGAATTTCTTGATGAACAAGGACAATACATGATTAGCGAACTGAACTTAAAACCGACCGATAAAGTTCTTGATATAGCATCAGGTACTGGAGAACCAGGTTTAACTATAGCTGCAAGTGTAAACCAAGGTGGTTTAGTAATTGCTACAGATTTATCAGAAAACATGTTGAAGATGGCCGAAATAAAAGCTCAAACCACGTCATTAAACAACTTTAAAGTACAAGTAGCAGATGCCTGTAATTTGCCTTTTGAAGATAACACCTTTGATGCCATAAGTTGTAGACTAGGATTCATGTTTTTCCCAGATATGCAATTGGCAGCAGAGGAAATGTTACGTGTATTAAAACCAGGTGGAAAATTAGTCACTACTGTTTGGGCAGAACCAGTCAAAAACAATTGGATAACATCTATATTAGGTGTTTTAAAAAATCACTCATTAGAGTTACCAATTCCAGACCCAAAAGGTCCAAGCTTATTTAGATGTGCAACTCCTGGAATTTTAAAAGGAATATTTGAAAAATTAGGTGCTACTAAATTTAAAGAAACAGAAATTAATGGTACTATGAATTGCAAAACAGCAGAGGACTATTGGGAATTTATGAATGATGTAGTTCCGCCTGTTGTAGCAGCATTAAGAACTGCTGACAATAACATACTTTTAAAAGTAAAACAAGATGTTTTTAAAAGTTACGAACAAAGTATGATTAATTGTGAGCCATTTAACTATTCTGCCAGATTATTTGCTATTAATAAATCCGTATAA
- a CDS encoding heavy metal translocating P-type ATPase: MTHTYQIQGMTCKGCMRTVITALSEVPGVTNVDIDFDASTAEITMETHISLATFEDALQEKKAKYHIHTYKNNETVTRTFPVNGMTCNGCKSHVETMLSKVDGVKYVAVDLEKEEATIDMTSEIPIEAFQNVLKNNGGAYSIYKAGQRPDMTAYKKEKEPQGKPTGTFYCPMHCEGDKTYDKPGDCPVCGMDLVEEQNLLVGASTQQWTCPMHPEVVKDEAGSCPICGMDLVPMQPELSAEEKTYKALLKKFWLALAFTLPIFLIAMSEMLNHNPLYDVMEQKYWNWVQFALSIPVVFYATWMFFERAYKSIKTWNLNMFTLIGIGAGVAWTFSVFGLLFPGFFPEQFKTELGAVHVYFEAATVILTLVLLGQLLEARAHSKTNSAVKELLKLAPNKAIKIVDGEEVEVSIDKIALGDILKVKPGDKIPVDGIITEGETSIDESMITGEPVPVDKKEDDNVSSGTINGNRSFLMKAEKVGSDTLLSQIIHMVNDASRSRAPIQNLADKVSAYFVPAVVLISVLTFVVWVIWGPEPAYVYALVNAIAVLIIACPCALGLATPMSVMVGVGRGAQQGVLIKNAEALESMNQVDVLIVDKTGTITEGKPTVEKIGVFGDSFNEKEVLNYIVSLNTNSEHPLAEATVKYGKAHNAEILKTDSFIAVTGKGVEAQIEGKTVALGNTKIMEYANAEITSKMKEEANTYQKQSKTVSYLAIDKLVVGYVVIGDKIKDTSVKAIQELQSKGIDVVMLTGDNHDTAQAVASELNLADFKAGMLPEDKLKEVEQLQKKGKVVAMAGDGINDAPALAKSNVGIAMGTGTDVAIESAMITLVKGDLHGIVKARNLSDAVMKNIKQNLFFALIYNTIGVPIAAGVLFPFFGILLSPMIAALAMSFSSVSVITNALRLRTKKI, translated from the coding sequence ATGACACATACATATCAAATTCAAGGCATGACCTGTAAAGGGTGTATGCGAACAGTAATAACAGCATTATCGGAAGTGCCCGGTGTTACCAATGTTGACATAGATTTTGATGCTTCAACGGCAGAAATAACAATGGAAACGCATATATCGTTAGCTACGTTTGAAGATGCATTGCAAGAGAAGAAAGCAAAATATCATATTCATACTTACAAAAACAACGAAACCGTTACACGTACTTTTCCAGTTAATGGCATGACCTGTAATGGTTGTAAGTCTCACGTAGAAACCATGCTGTCAAAAGTAGATGGCGTAAAGTATGTTGCAGTTGATTTGGAAAAAGAGGAAGCCACGATCGATATGACTTCGGAAATTCCAATTGAGGCGTTTCAAAATGTCTTGAAAAACAACGGTGGTGCCTATAGTATTTATAAAGCTGGGCAAAGACCTGATATGACAGCCTATAAAAAAGAAAAAGAACCCCAAGGTAAACCTACAGGCACGTTTTATTGCCCTATGCATTGTGAAGGCGATAAAACTTACGATAAACCAGGCGACTGCCCAGTTTGTGGTATGGATTTAGTGGAAGAGCAAAACCTGTTGGTAGGGGCATCAACGCAGCAATGGACGTGCCCGATGCATCCAGAAGTCGTGAAAGACGAAGCGGGTTCATGCCCTATTTGTGGAATGGATTTAGTACCTATGCAACCTGAATTATCAGCAGAAGAGAAGACTTATAAAGCCTTGCTGAAGAAATTTTGGCTGGCTTTGGCGTTTACGTTACCCATTTTCCTGATAGCTATGAGCGAGATGCTCAATCATAATCCCTTGTATGACGTTATGGAGCAAAAATATTGGAACTGGGTGCAATTCGCCCTATCTATTCCTGTGGTGTTTTATGCCACTTGGATGTTTTTTGAACGGGCTTATAAAAGCATTAAAACCTGGAACCTCAATATGTTTACGCTTATAGGTATTGGTGCTGGAGTCGCATGGACTTTTAGTGTTTTCGGCTTGCTTTTTCCCGGTTTTTTCCCAGAACAGTTTAAAACCGAATTAGGTGCCGTGCATGTATATTTCGAGGCAGCAACAGTTATCTTAACATTGGTATTGTTGGGGCAATTACTTGAAGCCAGAGCGCACAGCAAAACCAATTCGGCCGTAAAAGAATTACTAAAATTAGCCCCGAATAAGGCCATAAAAATAGTTGATGGGGAAGAAGTGGAAGTCAGTATAGACAAGATAGCGCTTGGTGATATTCTTAAAGTAAAACCTGGAGACAAAATTCCTGTAGATGGAATTATTACCGAAGGCGAAACCAGTATTGACGAATCGATGATTACTGGTGAACCCGTGCCAGTTGATAAAAAGGAAGACGACAACGTCAGTAGCGGCACCATAAACGGCAATAGGTCGTTTTTAATGAAAGCCGAAAAAGTAGGAAGCGATACGCTGTTATCTCAAATCATCCATATGGTAAACGATGCCAGTAGAAGTCGTGCACCCATTCAAAATTTAGCCGATAAGGTTTCAGCATATTTTGTACCTGCCGTAGTACTTATTTCAGTTCTCACGTTTGTAGTTTGGGTTATTTGGGGACCAGAACCAGCCTATGTTTATGCCTTGGTAAATGCCATTGCCGTGTTAATTATTGCTTGTCCTTGTGCTCTTGGATTAGCAACACCAATGTCGGTGATGGTTGGAGTAGGTCGTGGTGCACAACAAGGAGTTCTTATAAAAAACGCCGAAGCTCTTGAATCTATGAACCAAGTAGATGTCTTAATTGTTGATAAAACGGGAACCATTACCGAGGGAAAACCAACGGTAGAGAAGATAGGAGTATTTGGTGATTCATTTAATGAAAAAGAAGTATTGAACTACATTGTTTCATTAAACACCAATAGCGAACACCCTTTAGCAGAAGCAACGGTTAAATACGGTAAAGCGCATAATGCAGAAATACTAAAAACAGACAGTTTTATCGCGGTCACAGGAAAAGGTGTTGAAGCTCAAATTGAAGGTAAAACAGTGGCTTTGGGAAATACTAAAATAATGGAATACGCCAATGCTGAAATTACTTCTAAAATGAAAGAAGAAGCGAACACCTATCAAAAACAAAGTAAAACGGTGTCTTATTTGGCAATCGATAAACTTGTTGTAGGCTATGTGGTTATTGGCGATAAAATCAAAGATACCAGTGTCAAAGCTATACAAGAATTGCAAAGTAAGGGTATTGACGTGGTTATGCTTACAGGAGATAATCACGATACCGCCCAAGCAGTAGCTTCAGAATTAAATCTGGCAGATTTTAAGGCAGGTATGCTACCCGAAGACAAATTAAAAGAAGTTGAGCAACTTCAGAAAAAAGGTAAAGTAGTTGCGATGGCAGGCGATGGCATTAACGATGCGCCCGCCTTGGCAAAAAGTAATGTAGGAATCGCTATGGGCACAGGAACCGATGTCGCCATTGAAAGCGCCATGATTACTTTGGTGAAAGGCGATTTGCATGGTATTGTAAAAGCAAGAAACTTAAGTGATGCCGTTATGAAGAATATCAAACAAAATCTGTTTTTTGCATTGATTTATAACACCATAGGAGTGCCTATAGCTGCAGGTGTTTTGTTTCCATTTTTTGGGATTTTATTATCCCCAATGATAGCGGCTTTAGCCATGAGTTTTAGTTCGGTTTCTGTAATAACTAATGCCTTACGATTACGAACAAAGAAGATTTAA